A stretch of DNA from Cannabis sativa cultivar Pink pepper isolate KNU-18-1 chromosome X, ASM2916894v1, whole genome shotgun sequence:
AAACCCAAATTTAATCGCTTGACCATGAAGCAATTTTCCATGCCCAAGTCGGCAATCTTTCAAAAGAGCTGAAAACGTAAAGCAATTCGGTTCAACACCTTGTTTCAACATATGGGTATAGTACAAGAGTGCTTGATCATTCAAACCAGATTGGGAGTGGCCATGGATAATATTAGTCCAAAAGAAAACATTGGGCATTTGGGTTTGTTGGAAAAGAGCAACGGAGTAGTTGAGACGGGCAAGAGCTGCATAGGAGCGTTGGAGCTTGAAGTTAATAATGGAGTGGTCGTGGTAGCCATGGCGGAAGACAGCTGCGTGGGTCTGGAGAAGGCGAGTGATTGAGTTGGAATTGTCAATTAGGAAGATGAATTTGTCAACTGAAGGAAGAGATGTAGCGGTTGTTGTGGTGGTGGTTGAGGGAGACGACAACGTCAATGGCATCGTCGATATCATCCTAATGAAAAACAACAACAGTTTTTAGACTATCTCCATTCTCAACTGCATAACAGCAAAATATTAGATGAAATTtgacataaaaattaaatattagttTGAGTCCGCATTGAATTGGAgaagaaattttttcaaaaacacaaaaatataGCATTAGGCACTTGATTGAAGATGATCTTGGTAAGAAAAAAATGTGCCAATTTTCATTTCCACCACACATCTTTGCATGTGAAGAAACGACATGTCATTTACATATGATTTGATCACatcacacaaaaataataatgaaaccATTAAAGAAGAACCCTTTTATTTATGCTGTCTCATAGACCACTATATCATAGATCTATATTATTGTTAATgtcttttgtaattttgaaaGAGTACATTTTGTAAGATTGGATTATTTAATCTTGCAAtcacttgaggctagctcaagtggttaTAGGTGGATGTGTGTGTTGGAGGTTCTGGATTCGAGtccaagtaaaaaaaaatttatttaatcttGCTCTTGGTGTGTTTAGCATTCCTTTGTTGTGTGCATCTATTACTTTAAAAGTCTTGGTGTTGGAAGGACCACCCTTCAAATTTAATGGTTCataaaaattttttatttttgaacctttatttaaaaaaatataatatgttttaaaatcaataaaaaaaatatatttttaaaaagaaaatttttttAGGCCTCAGGCTAAGTAAGCCCTAAGCACAACCTATACTCAAGACCGGGCCTGAATATTAGTACAAGTTACTTAAAATCGGTTTCTCTCTTTGTCAGCTAGTGAACTAACTCGACTTGATTTTAGACAGTTAGAGAAGTTAGTTAGTAACAATTGCGTCACTCCAACAATCTTAAACAGGTCTATAAATACAATCTAGTTAATCTCATTGATCTCTAATCTCTACTCTCCTCTCTAAAATAATTGTATAGAGTTTTAGACTAGAGAACTCCATCCTCATTCATTGTAACTAAGtatttgattaataaagatCCAAGCTAAAGACTGTTCCCTTAGGGAGTAGACAATTGCCACTGTCAACAATAATTGATTAAACCTCTTTAAACTTGGCGttatttgttttctttgattAGTTTTGATCTTTGTATTGCATATCAAAAGCTCTAGtgcttcaacaaaaaaaaaagatacaaaTTAGTACAGAGAGAGCCTTCCTTTGTATAACTTAATGTGCTTTTGTACTTTGTAATACAAAAACAAAGAACAAGTTGAAACTATTTTAATTGTTAGTGAGTTTTCCACAATCAAAGTCAGCTTTCTTGAACACCAAAGTAGCCAAAAATGAAGCCAAAAACTTGTCCCTTAAAAAGCTTAAAACTTTATTATGACTCTGTTGTATAAAACCAATCACATAAGCTGTAGCAACAAGGTCAAAGCTCCTCCATTTCCTCTCACTTGCATATTTCTTCAACCCCATTTCAATGTTCTTATATTCCTCTTCAAGTTTTTCACTTTTCTTACTCGAATTTCTCAGCAACACTTCCCCAAGACACCTAGCCAAAACGACACCGTCTTCTAGAGCAGAGCAGCCGCCTTGGCCGAGGTCCGGTGTCATGGGATGGAGGGCATCCCCAGCCACACAAACATTGCCTTTGCTTATGTTTTTCCATAAAAGCTCCCATGGTTTTCTATATCTTAGTGGAGATATTAACTTGAACGCTTCTAATTCTGTGGACTCAAATACACCTCTTACTTGATCAGGAATCATTCCCAATTTACTCAATACAAACTCTCTTGTTTTAGTTGGGTTCTCTTCAAGCTCTTTCTCTACATATAAAATGCAACAACCAAGAAATCAGTCACAACACACATCAAaaagttaaaagaataaaattgtTTTAGTACCTTGGTCATGGGAAGCAGCAAAAGTAAAAAACCAATAAACGAATTTGGGGTCACAAGGGACGAGACCAAATCTAACACCATGTCCAAAGAACTGACTAAAAAGTGGCTCAAGTCCATGATTATTATTGGCAAAATTAGTTGCACATCCTCTAATGCCATATCTCCCTGTATGTGTAGCTTTATTGAATCCTAGCCATTTTGCCACCACTGAGTTCACTCCCTCGCACCCTATTAACaccttatttcataataattaacaacAAGCATCAACAGTAGTTATGAATCAGACCCAAATCGttaccaaaaaaataaagatttagGGATGATTACCGTATAAGtatttaaagttttaaatttCTAACCGACGtaaattcaataatttttttagcagCATAAGtatttaatgttaataaaagtattacttTAGTCTAATTTTGTTAGTACAAACTTCATTAGAGTTTCTAACTGTAAGCATGTGAGACTCAAATTCTAAATCATTGAATCGAACGCAGGACTGCCCTTAAAATTTAGTGAGCTattagaagaaaaaatatatttttgggcTTTTATTCGGAAaagaaaatatgatatttttcaaaatcagtaaaaaaaatgtataattttaaaagggtaaaatttttcttaaaccctGAGCTAGGTGAACCCTAAGCATAGGTCAGTCCATCTATACCCAAGGTCGGGCCTATCTAGATAAAAAATAACAGTTttcttatataaattaaaaaattaagtttggtAACCAATTTAAGACATAAACAAATTCTATATTGACAAAATTTGacgaaaaattacaattttaccatcAACTTGTATTGCTAAACTCAAAAGTTGAGTTACTTATCCAAAGTTTAATTTATGAATTTGGGTTTTGAAatcatataattatattatattacctTAGTTCTAATGATAGTACCATCAGCAAGATGAAGAAGCTTGAAGAAACCAGATTCTTGAATAGCAACCAATTTGGAGGAGAATCTGATAGTACCATTTGGGAGATCATTTGAGAGAGCTTCCATGAGCAATTTCCTTTGTACACGCCGAACTTCATGCTTTCCACTGTGAATTATCACATACATACTCTTATTCATAATGCATGTAATAAAAAGTCCTTAAACATTAAAACATCTTCCTTAGCCTTTCTCATTAAATTAACTTACACTTTTTTCCCTTTGGCTTTATTAAATGATATCTCTGCTGTTTTGAGTCCTGATTCTGTAGATGAAGTAACAATTCTGCACTCATAATTTCTACTTTGGTTAGTTTCATACTTCATAATCATAGCTATGTGTCATTCCACACCCAtcatatacatacacatacgtatatatatacatactttTTAATAGTAAGGTATAAAATTTACTGTACACCTTTGATTAATTTAATgcgttaaaaaataaagtttaaataattacttaacatttatataagaaaaaaattaattaaaaattttatctttaaattttgagatgtaccaaatcatgtcttttaaattttttaggcCGTTAAAATATTGTTCTGAACtgttgagattgttagattaaagaatttttgtttaatttcattcagTTTTACTAATATAACAGTTGTCTATATTTTAAATTGTGGctcccaaactttgatatttataaaatcatgtCCTAAGTTTAACATGTACCGAATTATATTTCCTAAATTTTCATCCACATCAAACTTTTTTTAgtaacattttaaaaaaatttacgaaTAATTTTAagactaattagcaatttttcccctcgaattttgacatgtactaaatcatgccccctgaacttttttcgCCGTTAAAATTTTTCCCTGAACTATtcagattgttaaatttaaggacttttatttaattttagtaaaaaaattttaacatggatgaaagttcagggggcatgatttaatacatataaaaatttgagagacatgatttagtagacATCAAAGTTTggagagcatgatttagtacctgaaacagtaaaattaaataaaattagacaaaagtccttaaatttaacaatctcaatagttcaggaggaaTTTTTAACCGCCAACAAAattcaggggacatgatttagtacacgTCAAAATTCGGGgagaaaaattgctaattagcctaatTTTAAATAAGTAGAATGTACCAAAACCCGAAACAACCCATTTAGGAGGTTTACTATTTACTATAAAATTACCAGTATTAGTATGAGATGTGAGTAGAATATATAAGAGGGAGAGAGAGTAAATAGGGTACCCAAGAAGAGTGTGATGTTGTTGGCGAAGAGAGTGTCCAACACCAATGGCATCCAAAGCCTTCCAAGCATTGGTCCATATCATCAAAGCATATCCTGTTATCCTCAAACACTCTGCTGATTCCAATACTAAGCTTCTAATACCCAACCTTAATTCACACACATCAACCTTTTTctttatatcatatataatatataattatggaGACACAAACAGAGAGagattaattaagaaattaccTGTGAAGTCCCAAGCATGTAGTGAGGCCAGCAATTCCAGCTCCTACAATCACAACATCCTCAACAATTTCCATTCTACTATTATACTATAATTACTAAACTTGGTTTCATTGATTTCTCTAACTCTTAACTATTTAGTTTAGATGTAACAGTAGTTTCACGTAATGGGGTTTTATATATCTATAATCTATgtgtacatatttatataattaatggtTGGAAAGAACTCAAagaaagatgatgatgaagttgAAAATGACCTATCATCACTCTGTCTAATTATTTCAACGACACGTTTTGTTTGGATTGTCACATTGAATTAATTGTTCACATTGAAATCtataataatcatataattaaaGGTAATTGGAATCTACTATACACTTTCTAATTGAAATTGATTGCATATTAGAGATAATGAATAGTGTAATTTGTGGTATAAATATCTAGGGTTTATTTTTCTATTGCAGATAAatgtttcattttaatttttcatagttatatttatgaaattttcgtaGATATCTTGTTAAGTGTCTAGTCAATAACGTGGCAGTCTGGTCTaggatattaaatttttatttttatttaaaaattaatttaaatataccattAAAAAATGACACATAAATAATGATTTCACACTTAACGCGGTCAGTACCTAAagaaattacataaatataacttagatattattacagttaaaaattaaacttatgtatttatCTCTAACtggaaattaaacttaagtatttaataatcatataattaaaGGTAATTGGGagctattttttttcaaataaaaatacaatttcattaattcaaattatttaaaagaaCATCACATAAACTATTAGAGACAATTGGAAGCtattaattacattttctaATTGAAATTGATTGGAtattacaaataataaatagaataatttacgACATAAATAGTTAAGTTTAACTTCTGATTgtagataaatatttaattttaacttTTGACGGATTTAATACCtaaattatatttctagaaCTTCCATTGGTACCCGAGCGTTAAGTGTCAAGTGGTCACGTGACAGTCCTTGAttgcattaaatttttatttttttatttacaaattaatttaagggtaaataccattttggaccctgtgttttgcaaaagttaccaattggatcctgtgttttgttaaatgacaaaatggaccctgtattttctaaaatagtacaaataggaccctgaattgattttttctcaaaataaaatttaattataatccgatctaaaagtgctatatgACAAaaatgtttacattttttgtatctgttcgtattaagcattgtcttcaagttggttgtataaaaaaaaaagttatcaaaaattaagctcaaggtcctatttttactattttagaaaatatagggtccattttgtcatttaacaaaatacagggtccagtctgcaacttttgcaaaatacagggtccaaaatagtatttacccttaatttaaatataccaatataaAAATGACACATAAATAATAACTTAATATTTAATGTTGAGATACATACATAAATTAAACTTAACTATTTATGTGTAACCGAgagttaaatttaagtatttataaaacaaattactctaataaatattttatttttcagacaattaattgttaaataatattttttttctatctcaaatataaaatttaaaacttatatataaTTACTATTTAACACATTTAAACGTCTAAAATtcgttttaaaaaaagaaaaagtcttTAAAATAAGGTATAATCCCTATATtgtgaaattataattattGACCTTTTGTAGTAAATTATGAACCAATGGCTGGCTTACTATCCTTTCTTCTTATCGTCGTTTTCCACTTCACTTAATCCATTACGTTTCTTAAATTGTTGTTTTCTTCTTTATTGTCGTTTAATCGTTTTAGTGTCACTCAGTCATTTCATTGTCTATCGTTTGACCTTTTATTTCAAGAATTTTGATTTATTGTTTGTTGTAGGAGGAAACAATTTATTGTTAttgatttaatattattatgataaaaaaatttattgttatttatgtattataagtttattaaaagaaaaaaattaaaaaaaatgaataattattGTAAAAACTTAGAACAATTAGGAAATACGAACTATAATTTTAAATCAAACCAATCCGTTTTTGTGTTGATTGGTTTGGTTTTGTTTGATCATTTAATTGGTCTggtttgattttaatttttaaaaaaccgtaatactaatttagtttgaaaaaattaaaaatctaaccAAACTAATCCGTGAAAAATATTAGCACAATAATTGTGAAAAATACTTTAACGTGCCTAAACTAGTAAGGCAATAGAGTTCTTGATCTCTTTAAATTTAACTTGACTCTAATACTATTTGTTGTGAGTCAAAACACCTCAATCAAGAACAAGTGTCAAAGAATTAATTTGCTAaacaagaaattaattaataaccaAATTAACAATTGAAACAGTAAAAGAATAATAACACCAGAAATTGTGTAGACTAATCTATGAAACAGTGTGTTTTATGATCAGAACTACTAGAACAAAGAACAAGACTTGAGCTCCCTAAACTAGTCTAAATATAATACATTTTCTATCTATGAATTAGTAAAAATAATCTCTAAATATAATACATTATTATGTTAGTTGTATGTCTTCAATATCAAACATTATTCGGTTGTACCTTTAATcataatatctcaaattaagtatACATAGCTCAAACTGAGTTACTCTTTCGGCTAGAAATAATGTCAAACACATTAATAATACCAAAAACAAAGAACAAGTTGAAACTATTTTAATTGTTAGTGAGTTTTCCACAATCAAAGTCAGCTTTCTTGAACACCCAAGTAGCCAAAAATGAAGCCAAAAACTTGTCCCTTAAAAAGCTTAAAACTTTATTATGACTCTGTTGTATAAAACCAATCACATAAGCTGTAGCAACAAGGTCAAAGCTCCTCCATTTCCTCTCACTTGCATACTTCTTCAACCCCATTTCAATGTTCTTATATTCCTCTTCAAGTTTTTCACTTTTCTTACTCGAGTTTCTCAGCAACACCTCCCCAAGACACCTAGCCAAAACGACACCGTCTTCTAGAGCAGAGCAGCCGCCTTGGCCGAGGTCCGGTGTCATGGGATGGAGGGCATCCCCAGCCACACAAACATTGCCTTTGCTTATGCTTTTCCATAAAAGCTCCCATGGTTTTCTATATCTTAGTGGAGATATTAACTTGAAGGCTTCTAATTCTGTGGACTCAAATACACCTCTTACTTGATCAGGAATCATTCCCAATTTACTCAATACAAACTCTCTTGTTTTAGTTGGGTTCTCTTCAAGCTCTTTCTCTACATATTAAATACAACAACCAAGAAATCAGCCACAACACATATCAAATCaacaaagttaaaaaaaaaactatgtacCTTGGTCAAGGGAAGTAGCAAAAGTAAAAAACCAATAAACAAATCTGGGGTCACAAGGGATGAGACCAAATCTAACACCATGGCCAAAGAACTGACTAAAAAGTGACTCAAATCCATGATTATTAGAGTCAAAATTAGTTGCACATCCCCTAATGGCATATCTCCCTGTATGTGTAGCTTGATTGAATCCTAGCCATTTTGCCACCACTGAGTTCACTCCATCAGACCCTATTAACACCTTAAGTCATAATACTTATGAATCAgacccccccaaaaaaaaagttttaattttgaatttgggttttaaaattatataattatattatattacctTAGTTCTAATGATGGTGCCATCAGCAAGATGAAGAAGCTTGAAGAAACCAGATTCTTGAATAGCAACCAGTTTGGAGGAGAATCTGATAGTACCATTTGGGAGTTCATTTGAGAGAGCTTCCATGAGCAACTTCCTATTTACACACCGAACTTCATGCATTCCACTGTGAATTATCACACAATCTTAGGCTTCATTTGGTTGTCGTATAAtagtcgtattgtattaaataataaataatattatatttagatTAGATAAATCAAtgtagggatatgattttgtcgcgtgatgtactttcacggaatgtattccgtggtacattagattGGTCTCAGgatacattaaatgagtgtcagggtacgtttctactttttaaccctaattactcctagatcaatctcagttgtcagatcaaataattttttcatctgacggctgccgtacatcacggattgcaatccgtgaaagtacaataacgggacaaaatcatatcccaatcaatgtattgtattaattatttatgacaaaaaaatttaatagaaTATAAGTTGTATTATGTAATACATAACAAATAGTCtgtgtattataatatttataaaagatTCGGAATCAATCCTAATCTttgactcagacccagacctagacttaaGACCCCTAACCTCGGACCGGACCCATGatccaaactcggacccgaccTAATTCGATTTGAAATTTATATTACGATCGAgattattgaaaatatattataactttatacAACCTTTTAATACAACTTAATATTAATCataatattgtattaaataatattaatataatataattcaatACATTAAAAGAGAAGGAAAAAAAGGACATACCATACAAGCCCTTTTTATAATGTATGTAAAACATTTAAGTTCATATATAGTTTATATTAGAAATTAGAAATAAGGACTTGATTGGAGATATATACATACAATGATAACTTACAGTGTTTTTCCTATGGCCTTATTAAATGACATCTCTGCTGTTTGGAGTCCTGATTCTGTAGATGAAGTA
This window harbors:
- the LOC115702905 gene encoding monooxygenase 2; this translates as MEIVEDVVIVGAGIAGLTTCLGLHRLGIRSLVLESAECLRITGYALMIWTNAWKALDAIGVGHSLRQQHHTLLGIVTSSTESGLKTAEISFNKAKGKKVGKHEVRRVQRKLLMEALSNDLPNGTIRFSSKLVAIQESGFFKLLHLADGTIIRTKVLIGCEGVNSVVAKWLGFNKATHTGRYGIRGCATNFANNNHGLEPLFSQFFGHGVRFGLVPCDPKFVYWFFTFAASHDQEKELEENPTKTREFVLSKLGMIPDQVRGVFESTELEAFKLISPLRYRKPWELLWKNISKGNVCVAGDALHPMTPDLGQGGCSALEDGVVLARCLGEVLLRNSSKKSEKLEEEYKNIEMGLKKYASERKWRSFDLVATAYVIGFIQQSHNKVLSFLRDKFLASFLATLVFKKADFDCGKLTNN
- the LOC115702904 gene encoding monooxygenase 3 isoform X2 produces the protein MEIVEDVVIVGAGIAGLTTSLGLHRNVTSSTESGLQTAEMSFNKAIGKTLGMHEVRCVNRKLLMEALSNELPNGTIRFSSKLVAIQESGFFKLLHLADGTIIRTKVLIGSDGVNSVVAKWLGFNQATHTGRYAIRGCATNFDSNNHGFESLFSQFFGHGVRFGLIPCDPRFVYWFFTFATSLDQEKELEENPTKTREFVLSKLGMIPDQVRGVFESTELEAFKLISPLRYRKPWELLWKSISKGNVCVAGDALHPMTPDLGQGGCSALEDGVVLARCLGEVLLRNSSKKSEKLEEEYKNIEMGLKKYASERKWRSFDLVATAYVIGFIQQSHNKVLSFLRDKFLASFLATWVFKKADFDCGKLTNN
- the LOC115702904 gene encoding monooxygenase 2 isoform X1 yields the protein MEIVEDVVIVGAGIAGLTTSLGLHRLGIRSLVLESAECLRITGFALMVWTNAWKALDAIGVGLSLRQQHHTLLGNVTSSTESGLQTAEMSFNKAIGKTLGMHEVRCVNRKLLMEALSNELPNGTIRFSSKLVAIQESGFFKLLHLADGTIIRTKVLIGSDGVNSVVAKWLGFNQATHTGRYAIRGCATNFDSNNHGFESLFSQFFGHGVRFGLIPCDPRFVYWFFTFATSLDQEKELEENPTKTREFVLSKLGMIPDQVRGVFESTELEAFKLISPLRYRKPWELLWKSISKGNVCVAGDALHPMTPDLGQGGCSALEDGVVLARCLGEVLLRNSSKKSEKLEEEYKNIEMGLKKYASERKWRSFDLVATAYVIGFIQQSHNKVLSFLRDKFLASFLATWVFKKADFDCGKLTNN